The region CGTTGCTGCGGCAGCCGCTGAACCTCGTCGGCGCCGCGGTCGCGATCGGGTGGATCTTCTTCGCGCCCGACTACCGCGTCTTCACCGTGACGACGGGCCTGGTGATCGGCGTCCTCGCCCTGGGCCTGATGGTGATGGTCGGGTGGGGACGCGAGATCAACCTCGCCGCCGCCGGTGTCTACGCGACCTCGTTGTACCTGGGGTCGTGGGTCTACCGTCCGGGACCGAACGGGTGGGGCCATCCGCTGGTGATCGCGATCGTCGTCTCCGTCGCGATCGGCATCGTCATGATGCTCGCGGTCGCCCTGTTCAGCGTCCGGCTCTCCGGCGTCTACGTCATGGTGTTCACGCTCGGCGTGCAGATCCTGGTCGAGCGGATCGTCTTCACGCAGTATCGGCTGACCGGCGGCGACCAGGGCCTGACGACGCCGAGCCCGCACATCTTCGGCTACGAGGTCTCCAGCCACGACGACCGCGCGTTCTACCTCTTCATCCTGTCCGTCGTCGCGCTCGTGCTCGCGTTCCTGCAGCGGCTCCGGCACTCGCCGCACGGCCGGGCGATCCTGCTGATGGGCGCGGACCAGCAGGCGGCCGTCGCGGTCGGGGTCCGCCCGCTGCGGACGCGGGCCCTGGCCTTCGCCGTCTGCGGGGCGCTCGGCGGTCTCGCCGGGATCCTCGCGGCGACGCTCTACGGCAGCACGCCGGGGACGGTGAACTACACCGCCACGACGTCCCTGCTGTGGCTCTCGATCGCGATCCTCGGCGGCTTCGACTCGATGGTCGGCGTGCTCGCAGTCGCCGTCGCGTTCCAGTACATCCCCTTCCAGCTCGAGAAGCTCCACGTCAACTACCAGCTGCTGGCGGGCATCTCGCTCCTGGCCGGCGTGCTGTGCGGCTCGCGCGGACTGGGCGGCCGGATGCAGGACGCCTACCGGCGGCTGCGGTTCGGCCCGGCCGCGCAACGGCGGGCGGAGCGGCCGTCGTCGTTCACCGCGGCGGCCGAGGTGCTCGCCCGCGCCGACGGGCTGACCGAACTGCGCGAGATCGGCCCGAGCGACGAGGTCCGCCGGCAGTCGCTGGAGACCCTCGAACGCTGGTTCCCACGGCGTCGCACGGAGCCGATCGCCCTCGCGGCCGAGGACGTCTCCGTCGCCTTCGGTGGGGTCCGGGCCCTGCGCGGTGCGAGCATCGAGGTACCGACCGGGTCGTTCACCGGCCTGATCGGCCCGAACGGCGCGGGCAAGACGACATTGTTCGACGTGGTCTCCGGACTGACCCGCCCGGATGCCGGCGTCGTGCGGATCTTCGGCGACGACGTGACGCA is a window of Sporichthya brevicatena DNA encoding:
- a CDS encoding ABC transporter permease subunit; the encoded protein is MAQPVLAPQRLDGADVTAPGATAGRRARPLLSLLRQPLNLVGAAVAIGWIFFAPDYRVFTVTTGLVIGVLALGLMVMVGWGREINLAAAGVYATSLYLGSWVYRPGPNGWGHPLVIAIVVSVAIGIVMMLAVALFSVRLSGVYVMVFTLGVQILVERIVFTQYRLTGGDQGLTTPSPHIFGYEVSSHDDRAFYLFILSVVALVLAFLQRLRHSPHGRAILLMGADQQAAVAVGVRPLRTRALAFAVCGALGGLAGILAATLYGSTPGTVNYTATTSLLWLSIAILGGFDSMVGVLAVAVAFQYIPFQLEKLHVNYQLLAGISLLAGVLCGSRGLGGRMQDAYRRLRFGPAAQRRAERPSSFTAAAEVLARADGLTELREIGPSDEVRRQSLETLERWFPRRRTEPIALAAEDVSVAFGGVRALRGASIEVPTGSFTGLIGPNGAGKTTLFDVVSGLTRPDAGVVRIFGDDVTHRQPWERAGLGMTRTFQTTRIVKELSVADNLLAGAGLRISGSLPQFVVGMPAQWRQIRAAEEAAWAIACLLDIDRYWDERVGELEFSARRRTELGRALLSGPQILLLDEPTSGLDPASSGALIGLVRRLQADLGLTVLLVEHYVKAVLESCDLVYVLTEGQILAHGDPDHVAADPDVQERYLGAGHDAAAIPWRERVAAERTGVTGD